A portion of the Choristoneura fumiferana chromosome 6, NRCan_CFum_1, whole genome shotgun sequence genome contains these proteins:
- the LOC141428599 gene encoding nucleoside-triphosphatase THEP1-like has product MANNKVKYFILTGVGKTTLIKKLCALIQKSGLQPSGFYTEEVRKERIRMGFDVVSLDGERGRLARDQSLLTNPVNHNVGKYGVLVPEFESIALHCLRKPATSPSLLVIDEIGKMEFFSVPFKSMVRGIFGPESDSFVLATIPVRRGDQLIESIRNNTQGKVWTVTKENRDHIEEDIIKELKNSLGILQ; this is encoded by the exons ATggctaataataaagtaaaatactttattttaaccG GAGTTGGTAAGACAACTTTAATAAAGAAGCTATGTGCGCTGATCCAGAAGAGTGGTCTGCAACCCTCCGGTTTCTACACCGAAGAGGTGCGAAAAGAGAGAATCCGTATGGGGTTTGATGTTGTATCTTTGGACGGCGAAAGAGGCCGATTGGCGCGAGACCAGAGTCTCCTAACAAATCCGGTGAATCATAACGTTGGGAAGTATGGAGTGCTGGTTCCTGAGTTTGAAAGTATTGCACTGCATTGTTTAAGAAAG CCGGCAACATCTCCGTCCCTTCTAGTAATTGATGAAATAGGTAAAATGGAGTTTTTCAGTGTACCATTCAAATCAATGGTGAGAGGGATTTTCGGTCCTGAATCTGATAGCTTTGTCTTAGCCACAATACCAGTCAGGCGAGGAGATCAACTTATTGAATCCATCAGGAATAATACGCAAGGCAAGGTCTGGACG GTAACGAAAGAAAACAGGGACCATATTGAAGAGGACATAATAAAAGAATTGAAAAATTCATTAGGTATATTACAATGA
- the LOC141428875 gene encoding uncharacterized protein, whose product MDTKKSAKENLQDIKCARNGIIKPITFNSLQNFQNTTELDFSKQNFEEIDASIEFPQCLRSINLSHNKFTVVPKAVLKVNDLEVLDVSHNKIESFNDPPSFCHTLKSLNISNNTLKGPPLWVWTESPTNLSKLNISCNVNISNSMQTYIDEILQYNALVTHVILYNCRLGKHLKFLSTFAKAKMMELGTPDWSCYASNHLQEIPCQGLDKCYDIESLNLANTHIYNMAPEINMFKNLIQIDFSHNNLNGIPNEFCELENLEICMLSFNNLLYLPDNFVKLKKLSILCLDVNELCMIPQNINDLESLKTLDLYDNNLYEFPEGIKNIPEIDLAQNYFEEPVDQNYLDKRRKLRCKKDDRQSGRKYEIEKPESVHSPDTSDDDEHIQHLCEAQIEEYQPQNHPPSSPEDWDSDTHWEPHPTNYMPPKKQSYWLSFVTQKMKDGNLCPMDNHTVPVMDKVIYNKKCYPQEEYESDGQFDDLSGDDS is encoded by the exons ATGGACACAAAGAAAAGTGCAAAAGAAAATCTACAGGACATTAAGTGTGCTCGGAACGGAATAATTAAACCCATAACTTTTAATTCATTACAAAACTTTCAAAACACCACGGAATTGGACTtcagcaaacaaaattttgaAGAAATTGACGCGAGTATCGAATTTCCTCAGTGTTTACGGAGCATAAATTTATCGCATAATAAGTTTACAGTAGTTCCAAAAGCTGTGTTGAAAGTCAATGACTTGGAAGTATTAGATGTGTCTCATAACAAAATTGAATCATTTAATGATCCGCCAAGCTTCTGCCATACTTTAAAATCTTTAAACATTTCCAATAACACTCTGAAAGGCCCTCCACTGTGGGTCTGGACAGAATCCCCGACAAAcctgtcaaaattaaatataagttGTAATGTGAACATATCAAATTCAATGCAAACATATATTGATGAAATACTGCAATATAATGCTCTAGTCACGCATGTTATTTTGTATAATTGTAGATTAGGAAAGCATTTGAAGTTTCTTAGCACTTTTGCCAAAGCTAAAATGATGGAATTGGGAACTCCAGACTGGAGCTGTTACGCTTCCAACCACCTACAAGAAATACCATGCCAAGGCTTAGACAAATGCTATGATATAGAATCTCTAAACTTAGCCAATACACATATTTATAACATGGCTCCTGAGATAAACATGTTCAAAAATTTGATACAAATAGATTTTTCGCATAATAATCTCAATGGTATCCCAAATGAATTCTGTGAGTTGGAGAATCTCGAGATTTGTATGTTATCATTCAACAACTTGTTGTATTTACCtgataattttgtgaaattaaAAAAGCTGTCCATCCTTTGTTTGGATGTCAACGAACTTTGCATGATACCGCAAAACATAAATGACTTGGAGAGTTTAAAAACGTTGGATCTATATGACAACAATTTATATGAGTTCCCAGAAGGGATCAAAAATATCCCTGAGATTGATTTAgcacaaaattattttgaagAGCCCGTTGACCAGAATTATTTAGACAAGAGACGAAAATTGAGATGCAAAAAAGATGACAGACAAAGTGGAAG GAAATATGAAATAGAAAAGCCAGAAAGTGTGCATTCACCAGACacaagtgatgatgatgaacacatTCAGCACCTATGTGAAGCACAAATTGAGG AATATCAACCACAAAACCACCCACCAAGTTCTCCAGAAGACTGGGACTCTGACACCCACTGGGAGCCTCATCCCACCAACTACATGCCCCCAAAGAAACAGTCATACTGGCTCTCTTTTGTGACACAGAAAATGAAGGATGGCAATCTATGTCCAATGGATAACCACACTGTACCAGTTATGGACAAAGTGATATATAACAAGAAGTGTTACCCGCAAGAGGAGTATGAATCAGATGGACAGTTTGATGATTTATCTGGGGATGATAGTTGA